One region of Oxalobacteraceae bacterium OTU3CAMAD1 genomic DNA includes:
- a CDS encoding polysaccharide deacetylase family protein codes for MAATPPLLTLKIDVDTYRGTRLGVANLVRMLRAHGANATFLFSLGPDHTGWALRRALRPGFFNKVARTSVVEHYGLKTLMYGTLLPGPDIGRRCASQLRAVRDAGFECGIHTWDHVRWQDNVAARGADWTREMMRKAARRHVDVFGVATRTHGAAGWQMNAAAFAEHDAAGYRYASDGRAALDERGALRDPASGPHRVVAGDRLIDCVQLPTTLPTLDELLGRAIDGRTITADNVAAHLLSLTAGAPRDHVYTLHAELEGQKLAPVFEQLLLGWRAQGYRFGAMADYYEKVRHAPLPTSPLGWGELPGRSGRVIMQGGAP; via the coding sequence ATGGCGGCGACTCCACCACTGTTGACGCTCAAGATCGACGTCGACACTTATCGCGGCACCCGTCTGGGCGTGGCTAACCTGGTGCGCATGCTGCGCGCGCACGGGGCCAACGCCACGTTCCTGTTTTCGCTCGGCCCGGACCATACCGGCTGGGCGCTGCGGCGCGCGCTGCGACCCGGTTTTTTCAACAAGGTCGCGCGCACGTCGGTGGTGGAGCACTACGGCCTGAAGACGCTGATGTACGGCACCTTGCTGCCCGGTCCCGACATCGGCCGGCGCTGCGCGTCGCAGCTGCGCGCGGTGCGCGACGCCGGTTTCGAATGCGGCATCCACACCTGGGACCACGTGCGGTGGCAGGACAACGTGGCCGCGCGCGGCGCCGACTGGACGCGCGAGATGATGCGCAAGGCCGCGCGCCGCCATGTCGACGTGTTCGGCGTGGCCACGCGCACGCATGGCGCGGCCGGCTGGCAGATGAACGCCGCCGCCTTCGCCGAACACGACGCGGCCGGCTACCGCTACGCCTCGGACGGGCGCGCGGCGCTGGACGAGCGGGGCGCGCTGCGCGACCCGGCCAGCGGACCGCACCGGGTGGTGGCCGGCGACCGCTTGATCGACTGCGTCCAGTTGCCCACGACGCTGCCCACGCTCGACGAACTGCTCGGACGCGCGATCGACGGCAGGACGATCACGGCGGACAACGTCGCGGCGCACCTGTTGTCGCTGACCGCAGGCGCCCCGCGCGACCATGTCTACACGCTGCACGCCGAACTGGAGGGACAAAAGCTGGCGCCGGTGTTCGAGCAGTTGCTGCTCGGCTGGCGCGCGCAGGGCTACCGGTTCGGCGCGATGGCCGACTACTACGAGAAAGTCCGGCACGCGCCGCTGCCGACGTCGCCGTTGGGCTGGGGCGAGCTGCCCGGGCGTTCCGGGCGCGTGATCATGCAGGGCGGGGCGCCGTAG